In Notamacropus eugenii isolate mMacEug1 chromosome 1, mMacEug1.pri_v2, whole genome shotgun sequence, one genomic interval encodes:
- the AEBP1 gene encoding adipocyte enhancer-binding protein 1 isoform X2 gives MARPSPRGTPFLPLLGCLLGLLMLCPSGKPQTVLTDDEIEEFLQGFLQELDPQRKEEGEGEGKEVEQGPPETTLSPKKGKAGGKKPVDTEVEGKEVPPEKAKDKGKKGKKDKGPKPTKRPLENSPKPTKKGKEKPPKATKKPKEKRPKATKKPKEKRPKTTKKPPTGKSRPTQFSLEDLERPVAPPPVLEILPGEEIERGGAILPPWEDQEGVHTDLERREFQPEETEPPTLDYNDQIEREDYEDFEYVRRQKKPRPPPSRKKFERPRPEIPEEELKPEPPEERPDSLKPQPPLQIPDYGDGYVIPEYDDMDYYLRPPRPRKPDSELETDEEKERLKKPKKEGGSHKEEEPDETWTEEKGKDRKGKPKKPWETEEEWSPVEKEKCPPIGMESHRIEDNQIRSSSMLRHGLGAQRGRLNIQAGSNEDDYYDGAWCADDDTQVQWLEVDTRRNTKFTGVITQGRDSTIHDDFVTTFFVGFSNDSQNWVMYTNGYEEMTFHGNVDKDTPVLSEFPEPVVARFIRIYPLTWNGSLCMRLEVLGCPLTAIHSYYTHNEVTTTDNLDFRHHSYKDMRQLMKVVNEECPTITRTYSLGKSSKGLKIYAMEISDNPGEHELGEPEFRYTAGIHGNEVLGRELLLFLMQYMCREYRDGNPRIRSLVHDTRIHLVPSLNPDGYEIAAQMGSEFGNWALGLWTEEGFDISENFPDINTVLWGAEERKWVPHRVPNNNLPIPDRYLNADATIAVEVRAIIAWMEKNPFVLGANLNGGERLVSYPYDMTRAPSQEQLRAAAMAAARGEEEDETDEIQETPDHAIFRWLAIAYSSAHLTMTETYRGGCQAQDYTNGMGIVNGAKWNPRAGSMNDFSYLHTNCLELAIYLGCDKFPHQSELPREWENNKEALLTFMEQVHRGIKGVVTDEQGIPIANATISVSGINHGVKTAAGGDYWRILNPGEYRVTARAEGYTPSAKTCNVDYDIGATQCNFILARSNWKRIREILAMNGNRPIPHIDPSRPMTPRERFMQRRRMMHRIKMREQMREQMRLRRLNATASPTPIPTTSLSPAYPTSQSTTLEPWSLQPPTAPTWEIETETETYTEVVTELATELEPELEPEEEELATGTAFPFTTAETYTVNFGDF, from the exons TGCCTCCTgaaaaagccaaagacaaaggaaagaaagggaagaaagataaaggTCCCAAGCCCACAAAGAGACCTTTGGAGAACTCCCCAAAGCCCAccaagaagggaaaggagaagccCCCAAAGGCAACTAAAAAGCCCAAGGAGAAACGACCTAAGGCAACTAAGAAACCTAAGGAGAAACGACCCAAGACCACAAAAAAACCACCCACTGGGAAAAGTCGTCCCACTCAGTTCTCCCTGGAGGACTTGGAGAGACCTGTAGCCCCACCTCCGGTCCTGGAGATCCTTCCaggtgaagaaatagaaagag GTGGGGCCATCCTTCCACCCTGGGAGGATCAAGAGGGAGTACATACAGATTTGGAAAGGAGGGAATTCCAGCCAG AGGAGACAGAGCCACCTACGCTGGATTATAATGATCAGATCGAGAGGGAGGACTATGAGGACT TTGAGTATGTACGACGGCAAAAGAAGCCCAGGCCCCCTCCAAGCAGGAAGAAGTTTGAGAGACCTCGTCCAGAGATCCCTGAGGAGGAGCTGAAACCAGAACCTCCAGAGGAGAGGCCAG ACAGCCTTAAGCCCCAACCACCCCTACAAATCCCTGACTATGGAGATGGCTATGTGATTCCAGAGTATGATGACA TGGATTATTATTTACGGCCACCCAGGCCCCGCAAGCCAGACAGCGAGTtggagacagatgaggaaaaagagcgACTGA AAAAACCTAAGAAAGAGGGTGGTAGCCACAAGGAAGAAGAACCAGATGAGACATGGACTGAGGAGAAGGGCAAAGAccggaaag GGAAGCCCAAGAAACCCTGGGAAACAGAAGAGGAATGGAGTCCAGTGGAAAAAGAGA AGTGCCCACCAATTGGGATGGAGTCACACCGAATTGAAGACAACCAGATCCGGTCTTCCTCCATGCTAAGACATGGCCTTGGTGCCCAGCGTGGGAGGCTGAATATACAG GCAGGCTCCAATGAGGATGACTACTACGATGGAGCCTGGTGTGCGGATGATGACACCCAAGTTCAGTGGCTGGAGGTAGACACAAGAAGGAACACCAAGTTCACCGGTGTCATCACCCAGGGCCGTGATTCTACCATCCA CGATGATTTTGTCACCACCTTCTTCGTGGGTTTCAGCAATGACAGCCAGAACTGGGTGATGTACACCAATGGCTATGAGGAGATG ACCTTTCATGGGAATGTGGACAAGGACACGCCAGTGCTGAGTGAATTCCCAGAGCCTGTTGTGGCCCGTTTCATCCGCATCTACCCACTTACCTGGAATGGAAGCCTCTGTATGAGGCTGGAGGTGCTGGGCTGTCCCCTGACTG CCATCCACAGCTACTACACACATAATGAGGTCACAACTACCGACAACCTGGATTTCCGCCATCACAGCTACAAGGACATGAGGCAG TTAATGAAGGTGGTGAATGAGGAATGCCCCACCATCACGCGCACCTACAGCCTAGGCAAGAGCTCCAAGGGCCTGAAGATCTATGCCATGGAGATCTCGGACAACCCTGGGGAACATGAGCTGG GGGAGCCTGAGTTTCGCTATACAGCAGGTATCCATGGCAACGAGGTCCTGGGGCGAGAGTTACTGCTATTTTTAATGCAGTACATGTGCCGGGAATACCGAGATGGAAACCCCCGGATACGAAGCCTTGTGCATGATACTAGGATCCACCTGGTGCCGTCTCTCAACCCTGATGGCTATGAGATTGCTGCCCAGATG GGCTCTGAATTTGGGAACTGGGCACTGGGACTATGGACTGAGGAGGGCTTTGATATCTCTGAGAACTTCCCGGATATCAACACAGTGCTGTGGGGTGCTGAGGAGAGGAAGTGGGTCCCCCACCGGGTACCCAACAACAACTTACCTATCCCAGACCGCTACCTTAATGCTGATGCCACG ATAGCCGTAGAAGTCCGTGCCATCATTGCCTGGATGGAGAAAAATCCTTTTGTCTTGGGTGCAAACCTGAATGGGGGTGAACGGCTGGTGTCCTATCCCTATGATATGACTCGGGCCCCCAGCCAGGAACAGCTCAGGGCAGCAGCAATGGCAGCTGCCcgtggagaggaagaggatgaaacAGATGAGATTCAGGAGACACCAGACCATGCCATCTTCCGATGGCTTGCCATTGCCTATTCCTCAGCCCACCTCACCATGACTGAAACCTACCGTGGGGGATGCCAAGCACAGGACTACACAAATGGCATGGGCATTGTCAATGGCGCCAAGTGGAATCCAAGAGCAGGAA GTATGAATGATTTTAGTTACTTGCACACCAATTGTCTGGAGCTCGCTATCTATTTGGGATGTGACAAGTTCCCTCATCAAAGTGAACTGCCCCGAGAATGGGAGAACAACAAGGAAGCACTGCTCACCTTCATGGAGCAG GTGCACCGAGGCATTAAAGGGGTTGTGACAGACGAGCAAGGCATCCCCATTGCCAATGCCACCATCTCTGTGAGTGGCATTAACCATGGTGTCAAAACAG CCGCTGGAGGTGATTACTGGCGCATCCTGAACCCGGGTGAATACCGTGTGACGGCTCGAGCAGAAGGCTACACTCCCAGTGCCAAGACCTGCAATGTGGACTATGACATTGGCGCCACCCAGTGCAACTTTATTCTGGCTCGTTCCAATTGGAAGCGCATCAGGGAGATCTTAGCGATGAATGGGAACAGGCCCATTCCCCACATCGATCCTTCTCGACCCATGACCCCCCGAGAGCGCTTCATGCAGCGCCGTCGCATGATGCACCGCATCAAGATGCGTGAGCAGATGCGCGAGCAGATGCGCCTCCGCCGTCTTAACGCCACAGCCAGtcctacccccatccccaccaccaGCTTGTCACCTGCCTATCCCACGTCCCAGAGCACTACCTTGGAGCCCTGGAGTCTCCAACCTCCCACTGCCCCTACctgggagatagagacagagactgagacctACACAGAGGTTGTAACTGAACTGGCCACAGAGTTAGAACCAGAGTTGGAGCCAGAGGAAGAAGAATTGGCCACAGGCACAGCCTTCCCCTTTACCACAGCCGAGACCTACACTGTGAATTTTGGGGACTTCTGA
- the AEBP1 gene encoding adipocyte enhancer-binding protein 1 isoform X1 has protein sequence MARPSPRGTPFLPLLGCLLGLLMLCPSGKPQTVLTDDEIEEFLQGFLQELDPQRKEEGEGEGKEVEQGPPETTLSPKKGKAGGKKPVDTEVEGKEVPPEKAKDKGKKGKKDKGPKPTKRPLENSPKPTKKGKEKPPKATKKPKEKRPKATKKPKEKRPKTTKKPPTGKSRPTQFSLEDLERPVAPPPVLEILPGEEIERGGAILPPWEDQEGVHTDLERREFQPEEETEPPTLDYNDQIEREDYEDFEYVRRQKKPRPPPSRKKFERPRPEIPEEELKPEPPEERPDSLKPQPPLQIPDYGDGYVIPEYDDMDYYLRPPRPRKPDSELETDEEKERLKKPKKEGGSHKEEEPDETWTEEKGKDRKGKPKKPWETEEEWSPVEKEKCPPIGMESHRIEDNQIRSSSMLRHGLGAQRGRLNIQAGSNEDDYYDGAWCADDDTQVQWLEVDTRRNTKFTGVITQGRDSTIHDDFVTTFFVGFSNDSQNWVMYTNGYEEMTFHGNVDKDTPVLSEFPEPVVARFIRIYPLTWNGSLCMRLEVLGCPLTAIHSYYTHNEVTTTDNLDFRHHSYKDMRQLMKVVNEECPTITRTYSLGKSSKGLKIYAMEISDNPGEHELGEPEFRYTAGIHGNEVLGRELLLFLMQYMCREYRDGNPRIRSLVHDTRIHLVPSLNPDGYEIAAQMGSEFGNWALGLWTEEGFDISENFPDINTVLWGAEERKWVPHRVPNNNLPIPDRYLNADATIAVEVRAIIAWMEKNPFVLGANLNGGERLVSYPYDMTRAPSQEQLRAAAMAAARGEEEDETDEIQETPDHAIFRWLAIAYSSAHLTMTETYRGGCQAQDYTNGMGIVNGAKWNPRAGSMNDFSYLHTNCLELAIYLGCDKFPHQSELPREWENNKEALLTFMEQVHRGIKGVVTDEQGIPIANATISVSGINHGVKTAAGGDYWRILNPGEYRVTARAEGYTPSAKTCNVDYDIGATQCNFILARSNWKRIREILAMNGNRPIPHIDPSRPMTPRERFMQRRRMMHRIKMREQMREQMRLRRLNATASPTPIPTTSLSPAYPTSQSTTLEPWSLQPPTAPTWEIETETETYTEVVTELATELEPELEPEEEELATGTAFPFTTAETYTVNFGDF, from the exons TGCCTCCTgaaaaagccaaagacaaaggaaagaaagggaagaaagataaaggTCCCAAGCCCACAAAGAGACCTTTGGAGAACTCCCCAAAGCCCAccaagaagggaaaggagaagccCCCAAAGGCAACTAAAAAGCCCAAGGAGAAACGACCTAAGGCAACTAAGAAACCTAAGGAGAAACGACCCAAGACCACAAAAAAACCACCCACTGGGAAAAGTCGTCCCACTCAGTTCTCCCTGGAGGACTTGGAGAGACCTGTAGCCCCACCTCCGGTCCTGGAGATCCTTCCaggtgaagaaatagaaagag GTGGGGCCATCCTTCCACCCTGGGAGGATCAAGAGGGAGTACATACAGATTTGGAAAGGAGGGAATTCCAGCCAG AAGAGGAGACAGAGCCACCTACGCTGGATTATAATGATCAGATCGAGAGGGAGGACTATGAGGACT TTGAGTATGTACGACGGCAAAAGAAGCCCAGGCCCCCTCCAAGCAGGAAGAAGTTTGAGAGACCTCGTCCAGAGATCCCTGAGGAGGAGCTGAAACCAGAACCTCCAGAGGAGAGGCCAG ACAGCCTTAAGCCCCAACCACCCCTACAAATCCCTGACTATGGAGATGGCTATGTGATTCCAGAGTATGATGACA TGGATTATTATTTACGGCCACCCAGGCCCCGCAAGCCAGACAGCGAGTtggagacagatgaggaaaaagagcgACTGA AAAAACCTAAGAAAGAGGGTGGTAGCCACAAGGAAGAAGAACCAGATGAGACATGGACTGAGGAGAAGGGCAAAGAccggaaag GGAAGCCCAAGAAACCCTGGGAAACAGAAGAGGAATGGAGTCCAGTGGAAAAAGAGA AGTGCCCACCAATTGGGATGGAGTCACACCGAATTGAAGACAACCAGATCCGGTCTTCCTCCATGCTAAGACATGGCCTTGGTGCCCAGCGTGGGAGGCTGAATATACAG GCAGGCTCCAATGAGGATGACTACTACGATGGAGCCTGGTGTGCGGATGATGACACCCAAGTTCAGTGGCTGGAGGTAGACACAAGAAGGAACACCAAGTTCACCGGTGTCATCACCCAGGGCCGTGATTCTACCATCCA CGATGATTTTGTCACCACCTTCTTCGTGGGTTTCAGCAATGACAGCCAGAACTGGGTGATGTACACCAATGGCTATGAGGAGATG ACCTTTCATGGGAATGTGGACAAGGACACGCCAGTGCTGAGTGAATTCCCAGAGCCTGTTGTGGCCCGTTTCATCCGCATCTACCCACTTACCTGGAATGGAAGCCTCTGTATGAGGCTGGAGGTGCTGGGCTGTCCCCTGACTG CCATCCACAGCTACTACACACATAATGAGGTCACAACTACCGACAACCTGGATTTCCGCCATCACAGCTACAAGGACATGAGGCAG TTAATGAAGGTGGTGAATGAGGAATGCCCCACCATCACGCGCACCTACAGCCTAGGCAAGAGCTCCAAGGGCCTGAAGATCTATGCCATGGAGATCTCGGACAACCCTGGGGAACATGAGCTGG GGGAGCCTGAGTTTCGCTATACAGCAGGTATCCATGGCAACGAGGTCCTGGGGCGAGAGTTACTGCTATTTTTAATGCAGTACATGTGCCGGGAATACCGAGATGGAAACCCCCGGATACGAAGCCTTGTGCATGATACTAGGATCCACCTGGTGCCGTCTCTCAACCCTGATGGCTATGAGATTGCTGCCCAGATG GGCTCTGAATTTGGGAACTGGGCACTGGGACTATGGACTGAGGAGGGCTTTGATATCTCTGAGAACTTCCCGGATATCAACACAGTGCTGTGGGGTGCTGAGGAGAGGAAGTGGGTCCCCCACCGGGTACCCAACAACAACTTACCTATCCCAGACCGCTACCTTAATGCTGATGCCACG ATAGCCGTAGAAGTCCGTGCCATCATTGCCTGGATGGAGAAAAATCCTTTTGTCTTGGGTGCAAACCTGAATGGGGGTGAACGGCTGGTGTCCTATCCCTATGATATGACTCGGGCCCCCAGCCAGGAACAGCTCAGGGCAGCAGCAATGGCAGCTGCCcgtggagaggaagaggatgaaacAGATGAGATTCAGGAGACACCAGACCATGCCATCTTCCGATGGCTTGCCATTGCCTATTCCTCAGCCCACCTCACCATGACTGAAACCTACCGTGGGGGATGCCAAGCACAGGACTACACAAATGGCATGGGCATTGTCAATGGCGCCAAGTGGAATCCAAGAGCAGGAA GTATGAATGATTTTAGTTACTTGCACACCAATTGTCTGGAGCTCGCTATCTATTTGGGATGTGACAAGTTCCCTCATCAAAGTGAACTGCCCCGAGAATGGGAGAACAACAAGGAAGCACTGCTCACCTTCATGGAGCAG GTGCACCGAGGCATTAAAGGGGTTGTGACAGACGAGCAAGGCATCCCCATTGCCAATGCCACCATCTCTGTGAGTGGCATTAACCATGGTGTCAAAACAG CCGCTGGAGGTGATTACTGGCGCATCCTGAACCCGGGTGAATACCGTGTGACGGCTCGAGCAGAAGGCTACACTCCCAGTGCCAAGACCTGCAATGTGGACTATGACATTGGCGCCACCCAGTGCAACTTTATTCTGGCTCGTTCCAATTGGAAGCGCATCAGGGAGATCTTAGCGATGAATGGGAACAGGCCCATTCCCCACATCGATCCTTCTCGACCCATGACCCCCCGAGAGCGCTTCATGCAGCGCCGTCGCATGATGCACCGCATCAAGATGCGTGAGCAGATGCGCGAGCAGATGCGCCTCCGCCGTCTTAACGCCACAGCCAGtcctacccccatccccaccaccaGCTTGTCACCTGCCTATCCCACGTCCCAGAGCACTACCTTGGAGCCCTGGAGTCTCCAACCTCCCACTGCCCCTACctgggagatagagacagagactgagacctACACAGAGGTTGTAACTGAACTGGCCACAGAGTTAGAACCAGAGTTGGAGCCAGAGGAAGAAGAATTGGCCACAGGCACAGCCTTCCCCTTTACCACAGCCGAGACCTACACTGTGAATTTTGGGGACTTCTGA